In Dysidea avara chromosome 3, odDysAvar1.4, whole genome shotgun sequence, a single window of DNA contains:
- the LOC136251058 gene encoding gamma-aminobutyric acid type B receptor subunit 2-like isoform X1, which translates to MTLTRAFCGPIHFLLTITCMSTSVLTDSGGKETLSLGVFVSQDSALDFTGFLVALDLAIDTINKNSSFLYNFTYLRNDSMCQAAPTLRSLIDQIFLPSTENQIMLIGPDCSIATEPVAELAPNWNLMQISAASTSPLLSDSEKFPLFLRTVSSDSEAVIGVKAAMRQFGWSRISLITQSENIFTFVATRFRNELTETDLKITREFTLNTVKDVPGVVNNLRNSPARIIFVNMYDQNAAEIICLAAKFGLSYPRYQWMFPDWYTDGWWNTANNCTHNESLLQNFVKYSLTYSHYPILSEEEKDTLNVGNISWNDFKSYYDDNIESYKIKNHSQLLGMQDSAFMFDAVWTAALAINRTASKLPSGVTLKNFTYNDEVSKNISRILYEEALNVTFFGLTGEVYFRENGDRPGIVTLRQYRHNDSDGGLIKEDYARVINGSLKFEENESVSTVFKDGIPQDEEYVQISSTWFIIHTAVSLLGMLFAVACLIFNLWFRDQKLVKLTSPYINVMIIAGAVIFYITVILFGVDENVASSSTVDHLCQTRIWLAAIGFSLMFGTIFAKTWRIYYIFNLARPNSKFEVKDIYLFAIVGILVLVDVAVMLPPTLLSSATLKRKEEETEGDNDDDLPQIIRVCSSDDSLVWLPILICYKGFVLLVGLFLAFETRKVKYLALNESRFIAMSVYGAVVVSIALTPIGFLLENFPTIQYAVMGMMMLLSITLILALLFIPKMYRVYHDPKGKRSLRSGKTIKQQRQTSAVNFSEDEYKRRIESLNLEIKALNEEIEMFKGGQLASSSVLKSTDHLIISEDVIEMDKVLAQNKAV; encoded by the exons TGTCAAGCAGCACCTACTTTGCGAAGTTTAATTGACCAAATATTTTTGCCATCCACTGAAAACCAAATAATGTTAATTGGACCAGATTGTTCTATTGCTACTGAGCCTGTTGCTGAACTTGCTCCTAACTGGAACCTCATGCAG ATTTCTGCAGCATCTACATCACCCCTTCTTTCTGATAGTGAGAAATTCCCACTTTTCCTAAGAACGGTGTCAAGTGATTCAGAGGCTGTCATAGGAGTGAAGGCAGCAATGAGACAATTTGGATGGTCCAGAATTTCCTTAATCACTCAATCTGAAAACATTTTCACGTTT GTTGCTACACGATTCAGAAATGAACTGACTGAAACCGATTTGAAGATAACAAGAGAATTTACACTTAATACCGTAAAAGATGTGCCTGGTGTTGTCAATAACTTGAGA AATTCTCCAGCTCGAATAATTTTTGTAAACATGTATGACCAAAATGCAGCAGAAATAATATGTTTG GCTGCTAAATTTGGGTTGAGTTACCCCCGGTATCAATGGATGTTTCCTGATTGGTACACAGATGGTTGGTGGAATACAGCTAATAATTGTACACACAATGAatctttgttacaaaattttgtgaagtaTTCTTTAACATATAGTCATTATCCTATACTAtctgaagaagaaaaagatacACTAAATGTTGGAAATATC AGTTGGAATGATTTTAAATCCTATTATGATGATAATATTGAAAGctataaaattaaaaatcactcTCAGCTGTTAGGCATGCAAGACAGTGCCTTCATGTTTGATGCAGTTTGGACTGCAGCACTGGCTATTAACAGGACTGCATCTAAATTACCTAGTGGTGTGACTTTGAAGAATTTTACATACAACGATGAAGTTTCTAAGAATATCTCCAGAATTTTATATGAAGAAGCACTAAATGTAACGTTTTTTGGATTAACA GGAGAAGTGTATTTCAGAGAAAATGGTGACAGACCAGGCATAGTAACTCTTCGTCAATACAGAC ACAATGATAGTGATGGTGGATTGATAAAAGAGGATTATGCAAGAGTGATAAATGGAAGCTTGAAGTTTGAAGAAAATGAAAGCGTCAGTACAGTTTTTAAAG ATGGTATTCCTCAAGATGAAGAATATGTTCAAATTTCCTCAACGTGGTTTATCATACATACTGCAGTTTCTCTGCTCGGAATGCTCTTTGCTGTAGCTTGTCTAATTTTTAACTTGTGGTTTAGAGATCAAAA GCTAGTGAAGCTTACTAGTCCATATATCAATGTGATGATTATAGCTGGAGCAGttatattttacataacagtgaTTTTGTTTGGAGTGGATGAAAATGTGGCATCATCGTCAACAGTAGATCATCTGTGTCAGACAAGAATTTGGTTGGCAGCAATCGGATTTAGTTTAATGTTTGGCACAATATTTGCCAAGACATGGAGGATATATTACATTTTTAACTTAGCCAGGCCCAATTCTAAATTT GAAGTTAAAGACATATACCTATTTGCAATCGTCGGTATACTTGTTCTAGTAGATGTTGCAGTTATGCTTCCACCAACATTACTCTCAAGTGCTACGTTGAAAAGGAAAGAAGAAGAAACTGAAGGAGACAAT GATGATGACTTGCCTCAAATAATTAGAGTCTGCTCATCTGATGACTCCCTAGTGTGGTTACCTATTCTCATTTGCTATAAAGGATTTGTTTTACTGGTTGGACTGTTTCTTGCCTTTGAGACACGCAAAGTAAAATATTTAGCATTAAATGAGTCTCGATTTATTGCAATGTCAGTTTATGGAGCAGTAGTAGTATCAATAGCTCTTACTCCAATTGGATTTCTGCTGGAAAACTTTCCAACTATACAATATGCAGTAATGGGAATGATGATGCTGTTAAGTATAACCTTAATATTGGCACTGCTCTTTATACCAAAG ATGTACCGAGTCTACCATGACCCAAAAGGAAAACGCAGTCTCCGCAGTGGAAAAACAATTAAACAACAACGTCAAACAAGTGCTGTTAATTTCTCTGAAGATGAATATAAAAGAAGAATTGAAAGTCTAAACCTGGAGATCAAAGCCCTCAATGAAGAAATAGAAATG TTTAAAGGTGGCCAGTTAGCAAGCAGCAGTGTACTGAAGAGCACCGATCACTTAATAATATCTGAAGATGTGATAGAGATGGACAAAGTCTTGGCACAGAACAAAGCAGTTTAG
- the LOC136251058 gene encoding gamma-aminobutyric acid type B receptor subunit 2-like isoform X2 → MTLTRAFCGPIHFLLTITCMSTSVLTDSGGKETLSLGVFVSQDSALDFTGFLVALDLAIDTINKNSSFLYNFTYLRNDSMCQAAPTLRSLIDQIFLPSTENQIMLIGPDCSIATEPVAELAPNWNLMQISAASTSPLLSDSEKFPLFLRTVSSDSEAVIGVKAAMRQFGWSRISLITQSENIFTFVATRFRNELTETDLKITREFTLNTVKDVPGVVNNLRNSPARIIFVNMYDQNAAEIICLAAKFGLSYPRYQWMFPDWYTDGWWNTANNCTHNESLLQNFVKYSLTYSHYPILSEEEKDTLNVGNISWNDFKSYYDDNIESYKIKNHSQLLGMQDSAFMFDAVWTAALAINRTASKLPSGVTLKNFTYNDEVSKNISRILYEEALNVTFFGLTGEVYFRENGDRPGIVTLRQYRHNDSDGGLIKEDYARVINGSLKFEENESVSTVFKDGIPQDEEYVQISSTWFIIHTAVSLLGMLFAVACLIFNLWFRDQKLVKLTSPYINVMIIAGAVIFYITVILFGVDENVASSSTVDHLCQTRIWLAAIGFSLMFGTIFAKTWRIYYIFNLARPNSKFEVKDIYLFAIVGILVLVDVAVMLPPTLLSSATLKRKEEETEGDNDDDLPQIIRVCSSDDSLVWLPILICYKGFVLLVGLFLAFETRKVKYLALNESRFIAMSVYGAVVVSIALTPIGFLLENFPTIQYAVMGMMMLLSITLILALLFIPKMYRVYHDPKGKRSLRSGKTIKQQRQTSAVNFSEDEYKRRIESLNLEIKALNEEIEMVQLMYTQIYRNSYI, encoded by the exons TGTCAAGCAGCACCTACTTTGCGAAGTTTAATTGACCAAATATTTTTGCCATCCACTGAAAACCAAATAATGTTAATTGGACCAGATTGTTCTATTGCTACTGAGCCTGTTGCTGAACTTGCTCCTAACTGGAACCTCATGCAG ATTTCTGCAGCATCTACATCACCCCTTCTTTCTGATAGTGAGAAATTCCCACTTTTCCTAAGAACGGTGTCAAGTGATTCAGAGGCTGTCATAGGAGTGAAGGCAGCAATGAGACAATTTGGATGGTCCAGAATTTCCTTAATCACTCAATCTGAAAACATTTTCACGTTT GTTGCTACACGATTCAGAAATGAACTGACTGAAACCGATTTGAAGATAACAAGAGAATTTACACTTAATACCGTAAAAGATGTGCCTGGTGTTGTCAATAACTTGAGA AATTCTCCAGCTCGAATAATTTTTGTAAACATGTATGACCAAAATGCAGCAGAAATAATATGTTTG GCTGCTAAATTTGGGTTGAGTTACCCCCGGTATCAATGGATGTTTCCTGATTGGTACACAGATGGTTGGTGGAATACAGCTAATAATTGTACACACAATGAatctttgttacaaaattttgtgaagtaTTCTTTAACATATAGTCATTATCCTATACTAtctgaagaagaaaaagatacACTAAATGTTGGAAATATC AGTTGGAATGATTTTAAATCCTATTATGATGATAATATTGAAAGctataaaattaaaaatcactcTCAGCTGTTAGGCATGCAAGACAGTGCCTTCATGTTTGATGCAGTTTGGACTGCAGCACTGGCTATTAACAGGACTGCATCTAAATTACCTAGTGGTGTGACTTTGAAGAATTTTACATACAACGATGAAGTTTCTAAGAATATCTCCAGAATTTTATATGAAGAAGCACTAAATGTAACGTTTTTTGGATTAACA GGAGAAGTGTATTTCAGAGAAAATGGTGACAGACCAGGCATAGTAACTCTTCGTCAATACAGAC ACAATGATAGTGATGGTGGATTGATAAAAGAGGATTATGCAAGAGTGATAAATGGAAGCTTGAAGTTTGAAGAAAATGAAAGCGTCAGTACAGTTTTTAAAG ATGGTATTCCTCAAGATGAAGAATATGTTCAAATTTCCTCAACGTGGTTTATCATACATACTGCAGTTTCTCTGCTCGGAATGCTCTTTGCTGTAGCTTGTCTAATTTTTAACTTGTGGTTTAGAGATCAAAA GCTAGTGAAGCTTACTAGTCCATATATCAATGTGATGATTATAGCTGGAGCAGttatattttacataacagtgaTTTTGTTTGGAGTGGATGAAAATGTGGCATCATCGTCAACAGTAGATCATCTGTGTCAGACAAGAATTTGGTTGGCAGCAATCGGATTTAGTTTAATGTTTGGCACAATATTTGCCAAGACATGGAGGATATATTACATTTTTAACTTAGCCAGGCCCAATTCTAAATTT GAAGTTAAAGACATATACCTATTTGCAATCGTCGGTATACTTGTTCTAGTAGATGTTGCAGTTATGCTTCCACCAACATTACTCTCAAGTGCTACGTTGAAAAGGAAAGAAGAAGAAACTGAAGGAGACAAT GATGATGACTTGCCTCAAATAATTAGAGTCTGCTCATCTGATGACTCCCTAGTGTGGTTACCTATTCTCATTTGCTATAAAGGATTTGTTTTACTGGTTGGACTGTTTCTTGCCTTTGAGACACGCAAAGTAAAATATTTAGCATTAAATGAGTCTCGATTTATTGCAATGTCAGTTTATGGAGCAGTAGTAGTATCAATAGCTCTTACTCCAATTGGATTTCTGCTGGAAAACTTTCCAACTATACAATATGCAGTAATGGGAATGATGATGCTGTTAAGTATAACCTTAATATTGGCACTGCTCTTTATACCAAAG ATGTACCGAGTCTACCATGACCCAAAAGGAAAACGCAGTCTCCGCAGTGGAAAAACAATTAAACAACAACGTCAAACAAGTGCTGTTAATTTCTCTGAAGATGAATATAAAAGAAGAATTGAAAGTCTAAACCTGGAGATCAAAGCCCTCAATGAAGAAATAGAAATGGTACAACTAATGTATACGCAAATTTACAGAAACAGTTATA TTTAA